A DNA window from Hevea brasiliensis isolate MT/VB/25A 57/8 unplaced genomic scaffold, ASM3005281v1 Scaf7, whole genome shotgun sequence contains the following coding sequences:
- the LOC110659966 gene encoding putative disease resistance protein At3g14460: MDVVGEVVLSTFLEGVLDKLLSLDFLNFIRGGELNKPLEKLKLILPFVATVVNDAEEKRFEKPVNGAWLKQLKHVVYDAEDVLDEIAFKAMEDQLEPKSQINRKVWDVFSKCRKIISDTVCGFKEGTESKINRIVDTLEYLVNQKDVIGLSDTVGGSSSRAGQRLETTSLLSEPRVFGRNDDREKIIRMLVSDENVSSNGVCVIPIVGMGGVGKTTLAQFVYNDHMVKEHFDLKVWVCVSDRFDVKKLTKTILESISPDTRVANDLNSLQVNLQEKLSGKKFLLILDDVWNEDYDQWIAFRKPFITGLQVSKILITTRNVGVSSIMRTVPDHYVEQLPEEDCWSLLRQHAFENESSINPQLEFIGKKIVRKCKGLPLAVSIIGGLLRSKTNIDNWEDLLNSKFWSISDSRGILPALSLSYLHLPAALKQCFVYCSIFPKDYEFKVDELVLLWMAEGFIPQLKGVRLEDMARRYFLDLLSRSFFQHSVTCKSGFKMHDLVHDLSKSLSEGMCFRMEDMFEAEQHYPIPENARHLSYVPDYYEPFTKFGALGKTETSLRTFLPLGRGRRFSYLPEMALLELLQKLNRIRVFSLNGYQIVSLPESIGNLRHLRYLDLSYTSIRNLPESTGTLYNLQTLLLIGCQSLIELPTNMGKLLNLQYLDASQSGLMKMPHGIGRLIKLQRLSNFIIGKNNETGIRELRDLSLLQGSLIISGLQNVLDPLEAIEARFEKKHYLSALVLEWSRDIHTLAKGGSAEKLLNILLSNMKLKDLMVRYYSGKILLEPASGFVALEKLTIEECDKLTSVQRLQSTGIFEKETSLFPCLHELSIKHCPKLRNLPKHLPSLVQLKITGCMELVELFPEKGEEMQCLTEISIQKCPKLRKLPTKLPSLVQLNIDGCLQLHALPTCSLIRNLRLQECNEMLLRKAVGLHSLTSLYLCKIQKLRCLPKGALEQLMMLEDLEIHSCDLLRLSSDEVSLQNLVSLRRLAISDCPQMEHFPCQLHTLTTLKKMEIWACPRLRLSTNTRLPSLIQDIWISCDAKSLPLEMICCSSLERLSVWNSHCLTSLPGCKLSSSLKMLTIRMCSKLEFLPKEMMHCNSSLESLLIESCESLQSLGLQAFTPDTATSLKELKVIGCGNLKSFPEGLHNLTSLCSLTIISCPGLVSFPDGGFPVANLRKIQISQCYELRSLPVHGVSSLQDLTMRRCPNLYSFPEGPLPAKLERLLIDSCGNLNSISRWGFERLACLKNLSFIGCSTDREVFMEGFLPSTLVTLSIKNLPTLKVFDKGLQHLNSLKYLRIVRCHSLSALPEEMLPANLCFLQIVECPSVKRHYEINKRNGIQQYSRISCLCWEEDF, encoded by the coding sequence ATGGATGTTGTTGGGGAGGTTGTTCTTTCTACTTTTCTTGAGGGTGTGTTGGATAAGTTGCTTTCTTTGGACTTCTTGAACTTTATAAGGGGAGGGGAGCTCAATAAGCCCCTGGAGAAGTTGAAGTTAATATTACCCTTTGTTGCTACAGTTGTGAATGATGCAGAGGAAAAGCGATTTGAGAAGCCTGTTAATGGAGCTTGGCTGAAGCAGCTCAAACATGTGGTTTACGATGCAGAGGATGTGTTGGATGAGATTGCATTCAAAGCAATGGAAGATCAGCTGGAACCCAAGTCTCAGATCAATAGAAAGGTATGGGATGTCTTCTCTAAATGTCGCAAGATAATTTCTGATACTGTATGTGGGTTTAAGGAggggacagaatccaaaattaatAGAATCGTTGATACATTAGAATACCTTGTAAATCAAAAAGATGTTATTGGTTTGAGTGATACTGTTGGGGGGAGTTCATCTCGAGCAGGACAAAGACTAGAGACAACTTCCTTATTGAGTGAGCCTCGTGTTTTTGGTAGAAATGATGATAGAGAGAAGATCATTCGAATGTTGGTATCTGATGAAAATGTTAGTTCTAATGGTGTCTGCGTAATACCCATTGTTGGAATGGGAGGGGTTGGCAAGACAACCCTTGCTCAATTTGTCTACAATGACCATATGGTGAAGGAGCATTTCGACTTGAAGGTGTGGGTTTGTGTGTCTGATCGATTTGATGTCAAAAAGCTAACTAAGACTATACTTGAGTCAATTAGCCCGGACACTCGTGTAGCAAATGATTTGAATAGTCTACAAGTGAATCTGCAGGAGAAATTGTCTGGCAAGAAGTTCCTCCTCATTCTAGATGATGTATGGAACGAGGATTATGATCAATGGATTGCCTTTCGAAAGCCTTTTATAACTGGTTTACAAGTTTCCAAGATTTTGATAACTACAAGGAATGTGGGTGTTTCATCAATCATGCGCACTGTCCCCGACCACTATGTTGAGCAATTGCCAGAAGAAGATTGCTGGTCGTTGCTTAGGCAACATGCATTTGAGAATGAATCTAGCATAAATCCACAGCTGGAGTTCATTGGCAAGAAAATTGTGAGAAAATGCAAAGGTTTGCCCTTGGCAGTATCCATAATCGGTGGTCTTTTGCGATCCAAAACTAATATTGACAATTGGGAAGATTTATTGAACAGCAAATTCTGGTCCATATCTGACAGTAGGGGAATTCTACCCGCTTTAAGCTTGAGCTATCTTCATCTCCCTGCTGCTTTGAAACAATGCTTTGTCTACTGCTCAATATTTCCAAAAGATTATGAATTTAAAGTGGATGAGTTGGTATTGCTATGGATGGCAGAAGGTTTTATTCCGCAGCTGAAGGGAGTGAGACTAGAAGACATGGCTAGAAGATACTTCCTCGACCTGTTATCAAGGTCATTTTTTCAGCATTCAGTGACCTGCAAATCAGGGTTCAAAATGCATGATCTTGTTCATGATCTATCTAAATCTCTTTCTGAAGGGATGTGTTTTAGGATGGAAGATATGTTTGAAGCTGAACAGCACTATCCAATTCCTGAAAATGCTCGCCATTTGTCATACGTTCCTGATTATTATGAACCATTCACAAAATTTGGGGCCTTGGGAAAAACTGAGACTTCTCTACGAACATTTCTTCCGCTCGGTAGAGGAAGAAGATTTAGCTACTTGCCTGAAATGGCATTACTTGAATTGTTGCAAAAACTAAATCGCATTAGGGTCTTCTCTTTGAATGGCTATCAAATTGTTAGTTTGCCAGAATCAATTGGAAATTTGAGACATCTGCGATATCTGGATTTATCCTACACTTCAATcagaaatttacctgaatcaacaGGTACCCTCTATAATTTACAAACATTGCTGTTGATCGGTTGCCAATCTCTGATTGAGTTGCCTACGAACATGGGAAAACTATTGAACTTGCAATATCTTGATGCTAGTCAAAGTGGGTTAATGAAGATGCCACATGGAATTGGAAGATTGATAAAACTTCAAAGGTTATCTAATTTCATCATAGGAAAGAATAATGAGACTGGGATTAGGGAACTGAGAGACTTATCACTTCTCCAGGGAAGCCTTATAATTTCAGGGCTGCAAAATGTTCTTGATCCTTTGGAAGCCATTGAAGCCAGATTTGAAAAAAAGCATTACCTGTCGGCCTTGGTGTTAGAATGGAGTAGAGATATTCATACCTTAGCAAAGGGGGGTTCTGCAGAGAAGCTGTTAAACATTCTACTATCAAACATGAAGTTGAAAGATTTGATGGTTAGATACTATAGTGGTAAAATCCTTTTGGAGCCAGCTTCTGGCTTTGTTGCATTGGAAAAGCTGACTATTGAGGAGTGTGATAAGCTGACTTCTGTACAAAGGCTTCAATCAACTGGCATCTTTGAAAAGGAAACTTCCTTGTTCCCTTGTCTTCATGAACTTTCAATCAAACACTGCCCCAAGTTGAGAAATTTACCTAAACACCTTCCTTCCTTGGTACAGCTTAAGATAACAGGATGCATGGAGTTGGTTGAGCTTTTTCCAGAGAAAGGAGAAGAGATGCAATGCCTCACAGAAATTTCAATACAGAAATGTCCGAAGTTAAGAAAATTGCCTACCAAACTTCCTTCCCTTGTCCAACTTAATATCGATGGATGTTTACAGTTGCATGCTCTTCCAACGTGTTCATTGATTCGTAACCTAAGACTGCAAGAATGCAATGAGATGTTGCTAAGAAAGGCCGTTGGTCTCCATTCACTTACCTCGCTTTATCTTTGCAAAATTCAGAAACTGAGATGTTTGCCTAAAGGTGCTTTGGAACAGTTAATGATGCTTGAAGATTTAGAAATACATTCTTGTGATTTGCTTAGGCTTTCATCTGATGAGGTCAGTTTGCAAAATCTTGTTTCTCTTAGAAGATTGGCCATTTCTGATTGTCCACAAATGGAGCATTTTCCATGCCAACTGCATACCCTCACAACTCTCAAGAAAATGGAGATTTGGGCTTGCCCTCGTCTTAGGCTTTCTACAAATACAAGGTTGCCATCATTGATTCAAGATATCTGGATTAGTTGTGATGCAAAGTCATTGCCTTTAGAGATGATATGTTGCTCGTCCCTTGAAAGATTAAGTGTTTGGAATTCTCATTGCCTCACATCCCTTCCAGGATGCAAGTTGTCAAGCTCATTAAAAATGCTTACGATCAGGATGTGCTCAAAGTTAGAGTTCTTACCTAAGGAAATGATGCATTGCAACAGTTCTCTTGAATCCTTGTTGATCGAGTCTTGTGAATCTCTTCAATCTCTTGGTTTACAAGCCTTCACACCCGACACTGCCACCAGTCTTAAAGAACTTAAAGTTATTGGTTGtgggaatttgaaatcttttcctGAGGGTCTACATAATCTCACTTCACTTTGTTCATTGACCATTATATCTTGTCCTGGTCTTGTGTCCTTCCCAGATGGGGGGTTCCCTGTAGCCAACTTGAGAAAGATTCAAATCAGCCAATGCTATGAGCTGAGGTCACTGCCGGTGCATGGTGTTTCTTCACTTCAGGACCTAACTATGAGAAGATGTCCGAATCTCTATTCATTTCCTGAAGGACCACTGCCAGCTAAGCTTGAACGTCTTTTGATTGATAGTTGTGGAAATCTCAACAGCATTTCTCGATGGGGGTTTGAAAGACTCGCATGCCTCAAGAATCTTAGCTTTATTGGTTGTTCTACTGATCGTGAGGTCTTTATGGAAGGGTTTCTTCCCTCCACTCTTGTCACTCTTTCAATTAAAAACTTGCCAACATTGAAGGTTTTTGACAAGGGACTACAGCATCTCAACTCTTTGAAGTATCTGAGAATTGTGAGATGCCATAGTCTATCAGCCTTGCCAGAGGAGATGCTGCCTGCTAATCTTTGCTTCCTTCAAATTGTGGAATGTCCTAGTGTGAAAAGGCATTACGAAATTAACAAAAGGAATGGCATACAGCAATATTCTCGCATCTCGTGCTTATGTTGGGAGGAAGATTTCTAG